GGAACCCCTTCATCAAGTATAGGTGAGAGCTGTAGGCTCTTTCTACCAGCTACAACAATCTCGATCATATCATCCCCTATTCCCAGCTCTTTCGCTAAAATAGGATTAATTTTCGCCTTACCCTCTTCAACATTCTCTACCCTCCTAACCCTAATCCTCTTCTCAGTCACCTGCTTCTTCTTACTTTCCCTGAGCATTGAGGGAGGCGGTATTACCTTAAGAGTATCAATTACACTGATCTTAGGTCCACTCTCAGCCTCCTCTTCCAAGCCCTCCTAACCTCCCACCATTCATTGAAAAAGCGCCAGAGGTAAATATATTCAATAACCTGATAACCATGTTTATATATGAAAATACCAGCTATAACAATTACCCAATCTCATCGCCACGCCCGTTACAGAGGATTTAGAGCTATGTCCTCTTAAACAAACCTCTTCTATTCTTGGTTTCAGCTTAATAAGCCTCGTAACTGAAAGCCCAGTACTTTAGGGTAGGGGGAAGGTTAATATTTTAAAGAGTGGGTTTTTAACCATGATCAGTTGATATATTTATTTTTCTATATATTGGGAAACATAATATGTAGGGGTATGCTTTGGAGAAGCCTCCCTCGAAGGCTGGGGATAGCTTTGGAAGGTGGTTTGACTGGGTATTATCTGCTGCGGAGATCTATGACTATGGAAGGTATCCTGTTAAGGGTGTTGGTGTGTGGATGCCATATGGTTTCAAAATAAGGGAGAAGGTTCTCAATATTTTAAGAGATCTTCTTAACTCAACTGGGCATGAGGAGATCTTATTACCTCTTCTAATACCCGAGGATATGATTAAAAGGGAGGGTGAGCATATCAAGGGTTTTGAGGATGAGGTTTACTGGGTTACCCATGGAGGTCTAGATCCTCTTGATGTAAAGCTTGCCCTCAGACCTACTAGTGAGGTTGCAATAACATATATGGAGACACTCTGGTATAAGAGCTATAGACAGCTGCCTAAGAAGCTCTATCAAATTGTAAGCATATTCAGATATGAAACAAAGGCCACCAGACCAATGATAAGGCTAAGGGAGGTAACCACATTCAAGGAAGCACACACACTCCATGATAGCTTTGAAGATGCTGATAGACAGGTTAAAGAGGCTATGGAGATCTATTCTAAGTTCTTCGACACCCTCGGAATACCATATATAATATCTAAGAGACCCGAGTGGGATAAATTCCCAGGAGCAGTATATACTGTGGCATTCGATACTATAATGCCCGATGGAAGAGCTCTCCAGATAGGCACAGTCCATCATTTGGGGCAAACATTTACCAGGGTATTCGAGACTATAATACATAAGAAGGATGGAACCCAGGACTATGGATGGCAGACAAGCTATGGTGTTTCGGACAGGGTTATCGCATCCCTAATATCGATACACGGTGATGATAGAGGGGCAATAATACTTCCAAGTATAGCGCCAATCCAAGTAGCAGTTATACCGATTCCCTCACAGAGCGAGGAAGAGACTGAAAGTATATGGAAATATGCTGAAGATATAGATCGAATGCTTAAGGATGCAGGTATCTCATCCATAGTAGATCTAGATAGGGAGAAAAAACCTGTAGAGAAATACTATTACTATGAGATAAAAGGCATCCCAATA
The window above is part of the Sulfolobales archaeon genome. Proteins encoded here:
- the proS gene encoding proline--tRNA ligase, whose product is MEKPPSKAGDSFGRWFDWVLSAAEIYDYGRYPVKGVGVWMPYGFKIREKVLNILRDLLNSTGHEEILLPLLIPEDMIKREGEHIKGFEDEVYWVTHGGLDPLDVKLALRPTSEVAITYMETLWYKSYRQLPKKLYQIVSIFRYETKATRPMIRLREVTTFKEAHTLHDSFEDADRQVKEAMEIYSKFFDTLGIPYIISKRPEWDKFPGAVYTVAFDTIMPDGRALQIGTVHHLGQTFTRVFETIIHKKDGTQDYGWQTSYGVSDRVIASLISIHGDDRGAIILPSIAPIQVAVIPIPSQSEEETESIWKYAEDIDRMLKDAGISSIVDLDREKKPVEKYYYYEIKGIPIRVEVGARELRAGTATVFRRDSFTRFTVPRSELVQKVRETLEDIEKALKEKAWREFKSLIKLVYTVEEASSIIASRAGIVEIPWCGRERCAIELVEKTGASKMLGTPLEIRDLGDARCPICGDKAKTIARIAKTY